In Ruminiclostridium papyrosolvens DSM 2782, the following proteins share a genomic window:
- a CDS encoding ABC transporter ATP-binding protein, translating into MKNKNNDTDPFLASNHKSGLIRTFIRLLYMMVKTSKVRFVLQLFVSVIGGCLPVLVALLWKNLLEKITNLPTAANNLSLLSDFFVFALVGGLSVSFYYFSEIVDTFFRNVISLKLQDGIHQKSQKVPVAFYEVPQLNDIINRAQNAFCYGPAVGAALNITHILSVIASLIASVGILSSFHYSLAILLVGVSLPYIIKLLINRINFDFTVRSSPKRREAEIYSRYFTKYEYIKETQILDAKAFFIDKWLKVMNFVRRDEIKTNLKTVGIETVIEIFESAGYVFSIFLTVYLINKKIIGIGEFGAIVILLGQMKDNITRFFGDIAEMHELLCVVEKGFEYLDLKEEDRPIHISPEIKEDIVCENVSYAYPLIREKVIDGVDIRIKQGEVIALVGSNGAGKSTLAKILLGLLTPDEGRIKYDGTDIKNLAYQSVYKNASAVFQDFVHYYLSIQENIGLGDISKLDNTDLILDAAKKSGAISFVNSLPEGINTVLGKEYGGMELSGGQWQQLALARGYFRDSSFVVLDEPSSALDPVKEADMYENFRRLCNGKTGIIITHRLGAASLADRIFLIEKGRIVEEGNHSELCNKKGKYWRMFEAQASMYRANNCANDMQ; encoded by the coding sequence ATGAAAAATAAGAATAATGATACAGATCCGTTTTTGGCCTCCAATCATAAATCTGGCTTAATCCGGACATTTATACGGCTTCTGTATATGATGGTAAAAACAAGCAAGGTGCGGTTTGTTTTACAATTATTCGTCTCGGTTATCGGCGGATGTTTACCAGTTCTTGTTGCTTTATTATGGAAAAATTTGCTGGAAAAGATTACGAACCTGCCCACCGCAGCGAATAATTTATCTCTGCTGTCCGATTTTTTTGTTTTTGCTTTGGTAGGAGGTTTGTCGGTTTCATTTTATTATTTTTCCGAGATTGTGGACACTTTTTTCCGCAATGTGATTTCACTGAAATTGCAGGATGGGATTCATCAGAAATCTCAAAAGGTTCCGGTTGCATTTTATGAAGTACCACAATTAAATGATATAATCAACAGGGCACAAAATGCATTCTGCTATGGACCTGCAGTCGGTGCAGCGTTGAATATAACGCATATTCTGAGTGTTATAGCCTCTTTGATAGCATCTGTGGGGATTCTTTCGAGTTTTCACTATTCCCTTGCGATATTGCTGGTGGGCGTATCCTTACCCTATATTATTAAATTATTAATAAACCGAATTAATTTTGATTTTACTGTCCGGTCCAGTCCTAAAAGACGGGAAGCGGAAATATACAGCAGGTATTTCACAAAATATGAATATATAAAGGAAACCCAAATCCTGGATGCCAAAGCCTTCTTTATTGATAAATGGCTGAAAGTGATGAATTTCGTTCGCCGGGATGAAATAAAAACGAATCTTAAAACCGTCGGAATTGAAACGGTTATTGAGATATTTGAAAGTGCAGGGTATGTTTTCTCAATATTTTTAACTGTATATCTGATTAACAAAAAAATTATCGGCATTGGGGAATTTGGAGCCATTGTAATACTGCTTGGACAAATGAAAGATAACATTACGAGATTTTTCGGGGATATAGCTGAAATGCACGAACTATTATGCGTGGTAGAAAAGGGATTTGAATATCTGGATCTTAAGGAGGAGGACCGGCCTATCCATATTTCTCCTGAAATTAAAGAAGATATTGTTTGTGAAAATGTTTCCTATGCATATCCCCTTATTCGAGAAAAAGTGATTGATGGGGTGGATATTCGTATCAAGCAGGGAGAAGTGATTGCTCTTGTAGGGTCAAACGGCGCTGGTAAATCTACTCTGGCGAAAATACTGCTAGGACTTCTCACGCCGGATGAAGGCAGGATAAAGTATGATGGAACGGATATTAAAAATCTGGCTTATCAAAGTGTTTATAAAAATGCTTCTGCAGTTTTTCAAGACTTTGTTCATTATTACTTAAGCATACAGGAGAACATCGGATTAGGTGATATCTCCAAGTTGGATAATACTGATTTGATTTTAGATGCGGCAAAAAAATCCGGTGCAATTTCATTTGTGAATTCCCTCCCGGAAGGCATCAATACGGTTTTAGGGAAGGAATACGGAGGCATGGAACTATCAGGCGGACAATGGCAGCAATTGGCGCTAGCCAGAGGGTACTTCAGAGATAGCTCGTTTGTTGTTCTTGATGAACCTTCTTCTGCCCTGGACCCGGTAAAGGAAGCGGATATGTATGAAAACTTCCGGAGATTATGTAACGGTAAAACGGGAATTATTATCACCCACCGGCTTGGAGCTGCAAGTTTGGCGGATCGGATATTTTTAATAGAAAAAGGGCGGATTGTTGAGGAAGGAAACCACAGTGAACTATGCAATAAGAAAGGGAAGTACTGGCGCATGTTTGAGGCGCAGGCTTCCATGTATCGGGCAAATAATTGTGCTAATGATATGCAGTAA